One window of Vespa velutina chromosome 2, iVesVel2.1, whole genome shotgun sequence genomic DNA carries:
- the LOC124946392 gene encoding cyclic AMP-dependent transcription factor ATF-2, translating into MSDVQKLFACTSSGCNMSFTDEDHLAIHRKKHDMVLNLENNGKNTGFVADQTPTPTRFIRNCEEVGLFQDLQNVNPFEETFRRAVEARNTGTLTVPGEVGSTDDTLHTPHIFPHIADVLSDGTHILSETNQECSTSIAVIDKATSNERSSVETQTCSDLNLHLNESHLMKENTLTSSKTTALHAESIVLQHLNVSVTPKKIPLQSSSKLSINGEEVELLLKTADGKLMQLSANPICESSQASSLTPSQVSTIEHTRQQSVLVRSEFPRNMVPVIEPNKALSSKMTFAKMKLQQVLTKKVNAVEIEKSPETIIKRDSNQPYEKENPNGNVDQHKKKELLERNRASSMRARAKRKAWIQHLQKTVTNVNEANAALQLEVKALRNELTRLKTLLLAHKDCPITKEMEKGNSVVLGTKIISVNADSIDTTGSTNNTPPIKTLTTFVPDVSTKKSTSTTTMKNPIILPKVVERPVTTTPIITSGTIVKNIPAIKLVEVTHFIAEKDNEAKQQQQIMIVQSPTIRRSDESMQPKRKIIRLNPNYEIRQASSKTTTTTTTTTTT; encoded by the exons atgagCGATGTTCAAAAACTTTTTGCTTGCACGTCATCAGGCTGCAATATG AGCTTCACCGATGAGGATCACTTAGCAATTCATAGAAAGAAGCATGACATGGTGTTGAATCTTGAGAACAATGGCAAAAATACTGGATTTGTAG CTGATCAAACACCGACTCCAACCAGATTCATTCGTAATTGCGAGGAAGTGGGATTGTTTCAAGATTTACAAAATGTTAATCCTTTCGAAGAGACCTTTCGAAGAGCTGTGGAAGCAAGAAACACTGGAACGCTTACTGTACCAGGAGAG GTGGGAAGTACGGACGACACGTTGCATACTCCTCACATATTTCCACATATCGCAGATGTATTGTCGGATGGTACTCACATTCTTTCTGAAACTAACCAAGAATGTTCTACTTCTATAGCGGTCATAGACAAAGCCACGTCTAATGAGAGATCTTCCGTGGAAACGCAAACTTGTTCGGacttaaatttacatttaaacgAGTCTCATCTTATGAAGGAGAATACACTAACGTCTTCCAAGACCACGGCTCTCCACGCAGAAAGTATTGTTCTGCAACATTTGAACGTGTCTGTTACTCCTAAAAAAATACCTCTGCAGTCTTCTTCGAAATT ATCTATAAATGGGGAAGAGGTTGAATTACTGTTGAAAACAGCGGATGGTAAATTGATGCAACTTTCTGCCAATCCAATATGCGAATCCTCCCAAGCGTCTAGCTTGACACCTTCCCAGGTTTCTACCATCGAACACACGAGACAACAAAGCGTACTAGTGAGATCTGAATTTCCACGAAACATGGTACCAGTTATAGAACCAAATAAAGCTCTATCTTCCAAAATGACCTTTGCAAAAATG AAATTACAGCAGGTTCTAACGAAGAAGGTAAACGCCGtcgaaattgaaaaatctcccgaaacaataataaaacggGATAGCAATCAGCCttatgaaaaggaaaatccAAATGGGAACGTCGATCAgcataaaaagaaggaacttCTCGAACGTAATCGTGCCAGTTCGATGCGTGCCAGAGCGAAACGAAAAGCTTGGATCCAACATTTACAAAAAACCGTGACTAACGTTAACGAAGCTAACGCAGCTTTGCAATTGGAAGTAAAAGCTTTGCGTAACGAGTTGACGAGATTGAAGACTCTCTTATTAGCTCACAAGGATTGTCCAATAacgaaagagatggaaaaag GCAATAGCGTAGTATTAGGaactaaaataatatctgTGAATGCCGATTCGATTGATACCACGGGATCAACTAATAATACTCCTCCGATAAAAACCTTGACGACTTTTGTTCCTGATGTGTCAACAAAAAAATCGACCTCGACGACAACAATGAAAAATCCAATAATATTGCCGAAGGTCGTCGAACGTCCCGTAACAACGACTCCCATTATTACCAGTGGAACTATCGTCAAAAATATCCCTGCCATTAAGTTAGTCGAGGTGACACATTTCATAGCGGAAAAGGATAACGAGGCGAAACAACAGCAACAAATCATGATCGTTCAAAGTCCAACTATTAGGAGATCGGATGAGTCGATGCAgccaaaaagaaagattatacGACTGAATCCTAATTACGAGATTAGACAGGCCTCGtcgaaaacgacgacgacgacgacgacgacgacaacgacgtga